The DNA segment TGTCATCATCGACTACAACTGCAAAGAATTTGAATAACGTACTTTCTCTGCCGCTTTGCGCCCTTGCGCCCTTTATAAAAACAAAATCTGAAAAAACTATGAATAGCCCAGTCACACACGATCAGCGTATAGCAAATATGAGTTTTGCGTCGGTCTATCCATTGTATATTGCAAAAGTGGAGAAGAAAGGCCGGACAAAAGAAGAATTGCATCAGGTTATTGAGTGGTTAACAGGCTTTAGTGTCAGCAAGCTTCAGGAGCTGATAAAAGAGAACGCAACT comes from the Bacteroidales bacterium genome and includes:
- a CDS encoding DUF2200 domain-containing protein translates to MNSPVTHDQRIANMSFASVYPLYIAKVEKKGRTKEELHQVIEWLTGFSVSKLQELIKENATFETFFREATLNPNAHLITGVICGYRVEEIANPLTQQVRYLDKLVDELAKGRKMEKILRG